One segment of Salvelinus sp. IW2-2015 unplaced genomic scaffold, ASM291031v2 Un_scaffold609, whole genome shotgun sequence DNA contains the following:
- the LOC112068620 gene encoding C-X-C motif chemokine 11-1 has translation MPPGSLSERLFISSFNMPPGSLSERLFIFSIQHASWFPVREAVYPSIQHASWFPCQVGHSKARCLCLNGMVNHVKPLLIEKLEVYTSSHSCRNMEIIVTLKNGKGKKCLNPEAPFAKKTIEKIMKNQRSVR, from the exons ATGCCTCCTGGTTCCCTGTCAGAGAGGCTGTTTATCTCTTCATTCAACATGCCTCCTGGTTCCCTGTCAGAGAGGCTGTTTATCTTCTCCATTCAACATGCCTCCTGGTTCCCTGTCAGAGAGGCTGTTTATCCCTCCATTCAACATGCCTCCTGGTTCCCCT GCCAGGTGGGTCATTCTAAAGCTCGGTGCCTGTGTCTGAATGGAATGGTGAACCACGTTAAGCCTCTTCTCATTGAGAAGCTTGAGGTGTACACCTCCAGCCACTCCTGCCGGAACATGGAGATCAT TGTCACTCTGAAGAACGGAAAAGGGAAGAAGTGTCTGAATCCCGAGGCTCCATTTGCCAAGAAAACCATtgagaaaataatgaaaaaccaaaG